The Leptospirales bacterium sequence AACCAATGGCCTGCAAAGCCTGAAAGATGGCCGCCGCCGCCAGCGGGTAGGTGATCAGCGTTCCGGCAAAGCCAAAGAGCACAGCCTGTTCGTCGCCGTCGACTCGCGGGCGTTTTTGAACCTGGATGACCTGGTAGCGACGAAAGCGCGCCATCAATCGCGGCGGATAGTTGGCCAGAAAGCCAATTAGAATCAAGGGATAGAGCAGCATTCCCTTGAACATCGCTTTGACATAGAAGCCAAACTCGGCCCAGGTGTGTTCGCGACGCACTACATCATCGCGCATGTGAGTCTCGCGCAATTTGCGCTGGTAGTCCATCAGCAAACGGCGCAACTCGACCAATCGTTCGCGGCCCGGCCCATGGTGGCTGGCGCGCAAAATGGCATCGGCTAGATTCTTCGACATCCTGTACTTCTCACGAATGTTGCCAAAAGCATTCATGTACTTTACCGGGCTGGAGCTGTACAGAGCGACGCTGTCATCAATCAGGTCCACGAGGCCCTTGTCCGGTATAGAGATGATCATCTCCTCGATGTCGCGCTGCAGCCGCGCCTTGCCCTCGACCATCAGTTTCTTTTCAATGTCCCTGCGTTTCTCCTCGTCCAGACTCAAAAAGTCCGGCGGAATCTTGATGAGCTCCTGCAATTTGAATGGTCGTCCAAAGACGACAACTACCGAGCTCTGGAACTTGTTGATACGATCGTAGTACAGCCCGTAGGGAACAATGCGCAGGTTTAATTGGAAGTTGAATTCCTTCTCGGCCTGGATTGCAATGTGCATGAAACCAAGCTTGATCTTGTTCAGCTTGCGGCTGTCAGTGGAGGCGCCTTCGCCAAAGATATTGAAGAGTCGTCCGTTGACGAGCGCCTCCACACACTCGCGCAGCGAACGTTCGTTGGCCTCGCGCCGATCGCTTTCCGAGATGTCGTTGTCTTCTTGATCGATCTTCCGCGAGATAGGCGTCATCAACATGCCGCGCCGCAGCAGCGGTCCCAGGTAGGGCATATTGGTGATGGTATCCTTGGCGGCGACGGCAATCGGATGACGCACGACCTGTAGCAAATTAAGGTAGTCCAGATAGGAGTTGGGGTGGTTGCCGACCAGCATCACCGGCCCGTCGGGCGGAATATTTTCCAGGCCGATCGCCTGGATTTCGCGGTGCTGGGTGCGAATGGCCGAACGAAAGAGCGTCCGAAAGGCGTAGTAAAGCCCCGGCGCGCGCCGCCGCATTGAGCCCATGCCGCTGTAGCTGCGCGCCGCAGTTGCGGACGGCTTGCGAAAGTAGCGGCCAATGACCGGCAATCTTCGGATTGGATTCATAGACGGACCCCGGGTTGCCGCCAGGCCTTGCTGCGCAGACTGGCGCGCGCAATCATCAAGCGCGCAGCAGCTCCTCTGGACTCAGTTCCCATTGCGCCAGCAGCTGACGGACGTAAGCGCGAGAGTCCAGAGCCGGGTGCGGTATTGCAAGATTGTTTGAGTCCCGCAACTCGCCTTCGAACCAGAGAATATCAAGGTCGATTTCGCGCGGACCATAGCGAAAACGATCGATTCGGCCCAGGCGACCTTCCAGGCTCTTGAGCAAATCCAGCAAATCCTCAGGCGAAAGAGCGGTCTCGATTTCCAGCAGTTGGTTCAGGAAGGGCGCCTGGTCTTCTACCAGCAGCGCCGGATTGTCCAGGGTTGTTGTAGCGCGGAGAATGCGCAGCCCTGTTTGCCTTCCGAGTTCCGCGCAGGCCTGCGCCAGATAGCGCTGGCGGTCGCCCACGTTTCCGCCCAGCGACAGGATTGCCCGACTCATGCCTGATCCAGGCGATAGTCCGAGGCCTGGATGCGCACCTCAATGCACATTTCACGAAGTCGACTGTAGACGCGTCCGCCGGCCAGGTCGCGCAGTGAATCCATAGGTTCGTTGGAAGTGACAATGGTCAGCAGGTTATCCTCGTAACGAGCGTCGATCAGATCATAGAGCGTCTGGTTCACCCACTCTGTTTCCTTCTGGATGCCAAAATCATCAATGACCAGAGCAGGCGCCCGCGCCAGTTCCAGCTCGATCTTGCGTCCCTCGCCGTAGATTTCTGAATTCGGATTGAACGTGGCGCGCAATTTGCCAACGATATCGCGGCTGATCTTGGCGTAGCGTACTCCGACCAGATATATGCGCATGACCTCATTGAGGATCGCCGAGCTGATCAGGGTTTTGCCGCAGCCGGTGGGGCCGTGCAGGTAAAGTCCGCTGTGCACGCTGCGCTCCTGTCCATACTGGACGACAGTATCCACTGCATCTTCCACCGCCTCGGCCACCGCGGCCGAGCGCTGTCCATCGATGTCGTCCAGGAACTTCCCGCGGTAGCGTTCCGGTATGCCGCTCTTGCGTTCCAGGATGCGCAGCTTTTCCAGGCGCAGACGCGCCGCCTTGCTGGGACAGGGCCGGAACGCCGATTGTTCCACGTCATAGTATTCGTAGGGCGGCTGGCCGCTACAGCGGCTGATCCGTTCCTGACATTTGCAGAGCAAATAGCCGCCGCGGTCCTGGCGTGAAAAGCCTGGCACGTACAGGACGCCCAGATCCAGACAGTCCATGCAGTTTGGCCGAAATTCGGGACCGCGAATCAATCGCAGCATCTTGTCGAGGTGGGGCAGCAATTCAGTTCCTCGCCTGCAGGCGGCGACGTTTATTGGGGCCGCGCTGGCCGGCAAAACGGCGCTTATGTCGCTCCCGGCAGGGGCGCGGGCCGGCATCGCTGAAACAAGAAAAAGCTGTCCCTGCGGGCGCTTTTTTCATTGGCGCTCTGTCCCTGCGGCCTACAATTTTCTTATGGCGCATTGATTCCGTCGCCTTGGTCTCCGATACAGGATTTGAATAGGGCCCGAAATCGCTTTGCAAACGGGCTTCTATCGATAAGACTGAATAAGAAGGTGCGACGATGAAACGTATCGTAGCTCTGTTGCTGATGAGCCTGGCAGTAGCCGGCGCTGGTTATGCCCAGCCGGCCGGCCAGGGCGGCAACGCCGGCGCTCCCGCCGGCAGCCAACCCTCCAACCCGGCCAATCCCACGCCGTTCGAAGCGGCGCCTGGCGAGCTGGTATCGGAAGAGGAAAACCTATCCAACCTGACTCCAGAACAGCTGGATGTTCGCAATCGCAACCTGGCGGCGGAAGAACTCTGGAAGAACGCCGACTACCGCGATTACAATCAGGCCTTTGCCGATTTGCATCGCCTTTCGCAGGCCTTTGCAAACAACAAATATCGCCTGGCGCTTTCGGCTTACCAGTCCGGAGTCAACACCATCATCAAGATGCGTGATGAAGTGGAACTGTTCCGCAAGCAGGCGGCCGAAGCCAAATACCTGAATGAAAAGTGGTACTGGCAGATTGTGGACCGCAAAGCGCGCGAAGAACGCATCATCAACCAGATGAAGCGTCGCGCCAAGCTGGAGGCGGTTACCTATTTCACTCGCGCCATCAACCACCTGGACGAAATCCAGAATCCGGACTTGCGCGAAAAGCCGGCCTTCAAGCGTTTGCTCAGCGCCGTCTATCGCAACTGGGTCATGTACCAATTTGACCTGGGCAACCTGCCGCAGTGTATCCCGATTCTCGAGCTCTACATCGAGATCGACGAAAACGAAAAGCAGTACCCGGCGCACAAATACCTGGCGCAGTGCTACGCCTTCCAGGAAATGATGATCAAGAAATATGGCGTGGGAACGGAAGACCAGATGTTCCGCTTCCGCTATAAGAAGAATGTGCACCTGCTGCGCGCCGCCGAGCTCAAATACGGCAAGGAGTCTGCAGAGTACAAGCATGTTGTGAACCTTGTAAACCGCGACGAGATTATCTCGGTTCAGCCTTGACGTTGAACTGAAGCGGCGGCCGCCGGTCGCCGCACTTGATCGCACGCTTATTCAGCGAAATCGACGCCCGTTCCGCAACTGCGGGGCGGGCGTTTTCTGTTTGGAGACGGTCTCGACAGAAAATCGCAACGCAGGAAGCCTCGGGCTCGGATGGGGCGATAGCGGCTCTGGACACCCTTGAAGCCCTTGGTCGACCGAGCGCCCGGCCAAGGGCTTCTGAATTCTTGAATTTAGCGCTGTAAATAGGCTGAACAACTGCCTGCGTCTGAAGCGTAGATAACCATCCAGCATACTGGAGAACGTCAATCGGGACGAAAAATTAGATGCGCTCGATTCCCTTCGCATGCAAGCAGGTCCCCTCGCATTCTCCTGAGGCTAACTGGCGGAGATGCATCATAGAAAGCGCCTGGATGGAGACGAATTATCTTGCGGTTGGCGAGGTCGAGTCGCTAATTCTGGAAAAGAATTCTGAACTTTATACCTGCTCATTGCATCTGTGCCGGGACCGCGACATGGCCGCTGACATTTTGCAGAGCGTATTTCTCAAGTTCCTCACCATGGTCCAGAAAGGTCGTATTAAGCGTCAGGGCGCCGTAGGTTACCTGGTTCGGATGGTCCGAAACGAGTCAATAACCGAATG is a genomic window containing:
- the folK gene encoding 2-amino-4-hydroxy-6-hydroxymethyldihydropteridine diphosphokinase, with translation MSRAILSLGGNVGDRQRYLAQACAELGRQTGLRILRATTTLDNPALLVEDQAPFLNQLLEIETALSPEDLLDLLKSLEGRLGRIDRFRYGPREIDLDILWFEGELRDSNNLAIPHPALDSRAYVRQLLAQWELSPEELLRA
- a CDS encoding 1-acyl-sn-glycerol-3-phosphate acyltransferase, whose protein sequence is MNPIRRLPVIGRYFRKPSATAARSYSGMGSMRRRAPGLYYAFRTLFRSAIRTQHREIQAIGLENIPPDGPVMLVGNHPNSYLDYLNLLQVVRHPIAVAAKDTITNMPYLGPLLRRGMLMTPISRKIDQEDNDISESDRREANERSLRECVEALVNGRLFNIFGEGASTDSRKLNKIKLGFMHIAIQAEKEFNFQLNLRIVPYGLYYDRINKFQSSVVVVFGRPFKLQELIKIPPDFLSLDEEKRRDIEKKLMVEGKARLQRDIEEMIISIPDKGLVDLIDDSVALYSSSPVKYMNAFGNIREKYRMSKNLADAILRASHHGPGRERLVELRRLLMDYQRKLRETHMRDDVVRREHTWAEFGFYVKAMFKGMLLYPLILIGFLANYPPRLMARFRRYQVIQVQKRPRVDGDEQAVLFGFAGTLITYPLAAAAIFQALQAIGSAAAGQWLNLWLHSSALASWLNDRWQLLTWVAAILTPWALVRLWRFSLWHGQHLRAALVWSLDWILEVFRGQRVRELRRQRYEIIDRLDFLLGDYHS
- a CDS encoding ATP-binding protein; amino-acid sequence: MLPHLDKMLRLIRGPEFRPNCMDCLDLGVLYVPGFSRQDRGGYLLCKCQERISRCSGQPPYEYYDVEQSAFRPCPSKAARLRLEKLRILERKSGIPERYRGKFLDDIDGQRSAAVAEAVEDAVDTVVQYGQERSVHSGLYLHGPTGCGKTLISSAILNEVMRIYLVGVRYAKISRDIVGKLRATFNPNSEIYGEGRKIELELARAPALVIDDFGIQKETEWVNQTLYDLIDARYEDNLLTIVTSNEPMDSLRDLAGGRVYSRLREMCIEVRIQASDYRLDQA